In a genomic window of Roseiflexus castenholzii DSM 13941:
- a CDS encoding DUF58 domain-containing protein: MWFRNIFSPKQQAALPPLFNEAFLRRLERLSLQAQRTLRGRPSGGAHLSYRLLPTSIFSDHRPYSTGDDYRYVDWNVYAHQDALFVKLGEIEQDVNIHLLLDVSRSMMWGSPPKLRAAQLLAGTLGYLALAHNDRLHVAPFSAAVLREFGPAHGKARLIEMLRFIEHVQPGGETNLRAVLDGYARRHPRGGLLVLCSDLLASEGLEEGLRAFPPPIWQVLVIHLLDPGELNPERLGPIELEDMETGALLPLVVDDETLAHYRRNLTAWQRGIESACGKRGATCARVLSTWPLERQIIPYLRARQILT; encoded by the coding sequence ATGTGGTTCAGGAATATTTTCAGCCCTAAACAGCAGGCGGCGCTTCCGCCGTTGTTCAATGAAGCGTTTCTCCGCCGCCTGGAGCGGTTGAGTTTGCAGGCGCAGCGCACCCTGCGCGGGCGACCGTCCGGCGGTGCGCATCTCAGCTACCGCCTGCTGCCGACGTCGATCTTCAGTGATCATCGTCCCTACAGCACCGGCGACGATTATCGGTATGTTGATTGGAACGTCTATGCCCATCAGGATGCGCTCTTCGTCAAGCTTGGCGAGATCGAGCAGGACGTCAACATTCACCTGCTGCTCGATGTGTCGCGTTCGATGATGTGGGGATCCCCGCCGAAACTGCGCGCGGCGCAGTTGCTCGCCGGGACGCTGGGATACCTTGCGCTGGCGCACAACGACCGGCTCCATGTAGCGCCGTTCAGTGCCGCCGTCCTGCGCGAGTTCGGTCCGGCGCACGGCAAGGCGCGCCTGATCGAAATGCTGCGCTTTATCGAGCATGTGCAGCCCGGCGGCGAAACGAATCTGCGTGCTGTGCTCGACGGGTATGCGCGGCGGCATCCGCGCGGCGGACTTTTGGTGCTCTGTTCCGACCTGCTGGCGTCGGAAGGTCTTGAAGAAGGGTTACGCGCCTTCCCACCGCCGATCTGGCAGGTGCTGGTGATCCATCTGCTCGATCCGGGGGAACTGAATCCTGAGCGCCTCGGCCCGATTGAACTCGAAGACATGGAGACCGGCGCGCTGCTGCCGCTGGTCGTCGATGACGAAACGCTTGCGCACTACCGCCGCAACCTGACCGCCTGGCAGCGGGGCATTGAGTCGGCGTGCGGCAAACGTGGCGCTACCTGTGCGCGTGTGCTCAGCACATGGCCGCTCGAGCGGCAGATCATTCCGTATCTCCGCGCGCGTCAAATACTGACATAG
- a CDS encoding vWA domain-containing protein: MSFLLPLGLLALLALPLIVLLHFLRERRRRVPTPSLLLWANLPRRVEGERSRRLPLTLLLLLHLLIATLLGVALGGPQITGALTPDARHTAIILDTSTSMAAVDGGASRFDQARRRARAIVTSASPGDRITLIAAGPRAQIVASGDDPLLITAALDRLQPGGVGMAINEALTLAEAVLDPQFSRRIVVLTDSALPPQPARDMIVPIEWVSIGSNVPNRAIIAFASRPWGGRLQVYARVANYDATAFNGTLQVFSDNQVVAEERVAIAPNGETEVSWTLPGGIEALRATIDGRDALPQDDVAYLSVSQGRPILALLVSNEPAALRRALAAIPGVTVVVTNPAAYADTPERSAADLTIFDGFLPDAWPQGAILSIAPPSGSSLLNVASDTREPEPGKPLHQRGNTLQGIEFGGVVFGAVRIVEAPPWAEVQLSFENTPLILRGRTDNHEIAIWTFNLASSNLTTRLAFPILVARTVRDLAPPPLPQAVRAGEPLVIRPDPRTTTLRLRGPDNRQITAPAASVVTLDTLIEPGLYRVEEQRNNITVPVGMVGVNAGAAIESNLRPQNAPPLRAPGTDPGSAAGRQTLDLWPWLALAALLVLALEWAYVLRRREKVFT; the protein is encoded by the coding sequence ATGAGTTTTCTTCTGCCACTCGGATTACTGGCATTGCTTGCCCTGCCGCTCATCGTGCTGCTCCATTTCCTGCGCGAACGGCGGCGACGCGTGCCAACACCAAGCCTGCTGCTCTGGGCAAACCTGCCACGCCGCGTGGAAGGCGAGCGCAGCCGCCGCCTGCCGCTGACCCTGCTGCTGCTCCTCCACCTCCTGATTGCCACGCTGCTCGGCGTTGCGCTGGGGGGACCGCAGATCACCGGTGCGCTCACGCCCGACGCGCGCCATACCGCCATTATTCTCGACACATCCACCAGCATGGCAGCCGTTGACGGCGGCGCGAGCCGTTTCGACCAGGCGCGCCGGCGCGCACGCGCTATTGTCACCTCTGCCTCTCCCGGTGACCGGATCACGCTGATCGCTGCCGGACCGCGGGCGCAGATCGTGGCATCCGGCGACGACCCCTTACTGATCACTGCCGCGCTCGACCGCCTTCAGCCCGGCGGCGTTGGCATGGCGATCAATGAGGCGTTGACGCTGGCAGAAGCCGTGCTCGACCCACAGTTCAGCCGACGGATCGTGGTCCTGACCGATAGCGCGTTACCGCCGCAACCTGCGCGCGATATGATTGTGCCCATCGAATGGGTGTCGATAGGATCGAATGTGCCGAACCGCGCGATCATTGCGTTTGCCAGCCGTCCCTGGGGCGGTCGCCTCCAGGTGTATGCGCGGGTCGCCAATTATGACGCCACAGCCTTCAATGGAACGCTCCAGGTCTTCTCCGACAATCAGGTCGTTGCAGAAGAACGAGTCGCCATTGCGCCGAACGGCGAAACGGAGGTCAGTTGGACGCTGCCCGGCGGAATTGAGGCGCTGCGCGCCACCATCGATGGGCGCGATGCGCTGCCACAGGACGATGTCGCATACCTCAGCGTGTCGCAGGGGCGCCCGATTCTGGCGTTGCTGGTGTCGAACGAGCCGGCCGCCCTTCGCCGCGCGCTCGCAGCCATACCCGGCGTGACGGTCGTTGTGACGAACCCTGCCGCCTACGCGGACACGCCGGAGCGATCTGCCGCAGACCTGACAATCTTCGATGGTTTTCTGCCGGATGCCTGGCCCCAGGGCGCTATTCTGTCAATCGCCCCACCCTCTGGATCGTCGCTGTTGAATGTAGCGTCCGACACACGCGAACCAGAACCGGGCAAGCCGTTGCACCAACGAGGGAATACGCTCCAGGGGATCGAGTTCGGCGGCGTGGTGTTTGGCGCCGTCCGCATCGTCGAGGCGCCACCATGGGCTGAGGTGCAGTTGTCGTTCGAGAATACGCCGCTGATCCTCCGAGGACGAACCGACAATCACGAAATTGCGATCTGGACGTTCAATCTTGCCAGCAGCAACCTGACGACACGCCTGGCATTTCCGATCCTGGTTGCGCGCACCGTGCGCGACCTGGCGCCACCGCCGTTGCCGCAGGCGGTGCGCGCCGGCGAGCCACTGGTCATCCGACCCGACCCGCGCACGACAACCCTGCGACTGCGTGGTCCTGACAACCGGCAGATTACCGCGCCGGCAGCATCGGTTGTCACCCTCGATACGCTGATCGAGCCGGGGTTGTACCGCGTGGAAGAACAACGCAACAATATCACCGTTCCGGTTGGCATGGTCGGAGTCAATGCAGGAGCGGCAATCGAATCAAACCTGCGCCCACAGAACGCACCGCCGTTGCGTGCGCCGGGAACCGACCCCGGCAGCGCAGCGGGACGACAGACGCTCGATCTATGGCCCTGGCTGGCGCTGGCTGCGCTCCTGGTTCTGGCGCTGGAATGGGCGTATGTGTTGCGCCGACGCGAGAAAGTGTTCACATGA
- a CDS encoding carotenoid biosynthesis protein, with translation MSPSPLFQWLSLACFFAYCAVFPGSTITVALNAVPAWGLWMGAAMLIVQGLAVIFWGLGMYGARGGLAVGLAAVLAWAVEHIGETTGWPFGRYQYTEMLQPQILGIVPVPITLAWLMAGFGSWQLARLALGGRGGRIGLATLTGVLIVVLDLQIETVATFINAYWTWIDTGPYYQVPPQNFVGWWIVGFLMALIMTFLLPPDAGVEPADASSTPKPSLWARTLPFVWHRVPALLYMLSSIFFTAANLARGYPLAGLVGVIFLAVAGWIGATQRRHQPRNG, from the coding sequence ATGTCGCCGTCGCCTCTGTTTCAATGGCTTTCTCTAGCGTGTTTTTTCGCCTATTGTGCCGTCTTTCCCGGTTCAACCATCACTGTTGCGCTCAACGCCGTGCCGGCCTGGGGCCTCTGGATGGGCGCTGCCATGCTGATCGTTCAGGGTCTGGCGGTGATCTTCTGGGGATTGGGCATGTACGGCGCGCGCGGCGGTCTTGCGGTTGGTCTGGCAGCAGTGCTGGCATGGGCGGTTGAGCATATCGGCGAAACAACCGGATGGCCGTTTGGTCGCTATCAGTATACCGAAATGTTGCAGCCGCAGATACTGGGGATCGTGCCGGTTCCGATCACGCTCGCCTGGTTGATGGCTGGCTTTGGATCGTGGCAACTGGCGCGCCTGGCGCTTGGCGGGCGCGGCGGGCGCATCGGGCTTGCGACGCTTACCGGCGTGTTGATTGTTGTGCTCGATCTTCAGATCGAAACGGTCGCTACATTCATCAATGCATACTGGACCTGGATCGATACTGGTCCATACTATCAAGTGCCTCCGCAGAATTTTGTCGGCTGGTGGATCGTTGGGTTCCTTATGGCGCTGATTATGACGTTTCTCCTGCCGCCTGATGCGGGCGTCGAGCCTGCCGACGCATCATCGACGCCGAAGCCATCGTTGTGGGCGCGCACACTGCCATTCGTCTGGCATCGCGTTCCTGCTCTGCTCTATATGCTGAGCAGCATCTTCTTCACTGCTGCGAATCTGGCGCGTGGCTATCCGCTGGCAGGTCTGGTCGGCGTGATCTTCCTGGCAGTCGCTGGATGGATTGGCGCCACACAGCGACGACATCAGCCCAGAAACGGCTGA
- a CDS encoding hydantoinase B/oxoprolinase family protein: MSSYFAHSAIDPVDLEVFRNRCAAIAEEMGAALGRSALSANIKERRDFSCAVFDAQGRMVAQAAHIPVHLGAMPRSVEAALAQFTLAPGDVVILNDPYLGGTHLPDLTTVAPVYAGATLIGYTATRAHHADVGGMTPGSMPMSREVYQEGLIIPPTLLARGGIPDEAVIALICRNSRTPDERRGDLAAQMACHRVGAQRLAELAERHGPAWVARHMEALLAYGERHMRAVIAAIPDGTYTFEDALDNDGVDADPLTICVRIDIHGECAVVDFEGTSSQCRGPLNAPRAVTESAVLYCFRCLGSPDMPSSAGAFAPLDIRVPAGSILAPHSPAAVAGGNVETAQRVVDVVFGALAQALPDRIPAASAGTMNNWTFGGMASNGVPFAYYETLGGGMGARPTLPGLSGVQVHMTNTLNTPVEALERQFPLIVRRYGLRRGSGGVGRVRGGDGLVREVEFRAPVTVSLLTERRVYAPYGLYGGAPGLRGRNILLRDGEERILPGKITIDLRPGDILRIETPGGGGFGAQEQG, translated from the coding sequence ATGTCATCGTATTTTGCTCATTCCGCTATCGATCCCGTCGATCTTGAAGTGTTTCGCAACCGGTGCGCGGCAATTGCCGAAGAGATGGGCGCGGCGCTTGGGCGGAGCGCGCTTTCGGCGAATATCAAGGAGCGACGCGATTTCTCCTGTGCGGTCTTCGATGCACAGGGGCGGATGGTTGCGCAGGCGGCGCATATCCCGGTGCATCTGGGCGCTATGCCGCGTTCAGTCGAGGCGGCGCTGGCGCAGTTCACCCTTGCGCCGGGTGATGTCGTTATTCTCAATGATCCGTACCTTGGCGGCACCCATCTCCCCGACTTGACCACTGTCGCTCCAGTGTATGCCGGTGCGACGCTGATCGGCTATACGGCAACGCGTGCCCATCACGCCGATGTTGGCGGTATGACCCCCGGTTCGATGCCGATGAGTCGTGAGGTCTATCAGGAAGGATTGATCATCCCGCCAACCCTTCTCGCGCGCGGCGGCATCCCCGATGAGGCGGTGATCGCGTTGATTTGCCGTAATTCACGTACCCCCGATGAGCGGCGCGGCGATCTGGCTGCCCAGATGGCCTGCCATCGCGTCGGTGCGCAACGTCTGGCGGAACTGGCAGAACGGCATGGTCCGGCATGGGTGGCGCGCCATATGGAGGCGCTCCTGGCGTATGGCGAACGCCATATGCGCGCAGTGATCGCCGCGATCCCAGACGGAACATATACATTTGAGGACGCGCTGGATAACGATGGTGTTGATGCCGATCCGCTGACGATCTGTGTGCGCATCGACATCCATGGCGAATGCGCTGTCGTAGACTTTGAAGGCACATCGTCACAGTGCCGTGGTCCACTCAATGCGCCCCGCGCTGTGACCGAATCGGCGGTTCTCTACTGTTTTCGCTGTCTCGGTTCGCCAGATATGCCGTCGTCGGCTGGCGCGTTCGCGCCACTCGACATTCGTGTTCCGGCGGGAAGCATACTGGCGCCTCACTCTCCGGCTGCGGTTGCGGGTGGGAATGTCGAAACGGCGCAGCGAGTCGTTGATGTGGTGTTTGGTGCGCTGGCGCAGGCGCTCCCCGACCGAATTCCCGCGGCGTCGGCAGGTACGATGAATAACTGGACATTTGGCGGCATGGCGTCCAATGGTGTGCCCTTTGCCTACTATGAAACGCTTGGCGGCGGGATGGGCGCCCGCCCGACGCTGCCGGGTCTCAGCGGGGTGCAGGTGCATATGACCAATACGCTCAATACGCCGGTCGAGGCGCTGGAGCGTCAGTTTCCGTTGATTGTGCGGCGCTACGGGTTACGCCGCGGCTCTGGCGGCGTGGGGCGCGTGCGCGGTGGCGATGGTCTGGTGCGCGAGGTTGAGTTTCGAGCGCCGGTCACGGTCAGCCTGTTGACCGAACGCCGGGTGTATGCGCCCTACGGATTGTACGGCGGCGCTCCTGGATTGCGCGGGCGCAATATTCTGCTGCGCGATGGCGAAGAACGCATCCTGCCCGGCAAGATTACTATCGACTTGCGTCCCGGCGACATTCTGCGCATCGAAACGCCTGGCGGCGGCGGCTTCGGCGCTCAGGAGCAGGGATAG
- a CDS encoding lysophospholipid acyltransferase family protein, whose amino-acid sequence MTTTDTETLLHNAVPAIPANRNALGKELIYRTLVLPACRSMFARVWLHIAGPVPHPAEGPVIVYMNHPGWWDGYMAFLLDKIVLNERFQSYIMMEEKQLRIYRFFTWCGAFSVDRRRPGEAERSIAYISRLLRERRDRMLWILPQGRIVPNDRRPLKVYPGVARIAKQVGDVFFWPVALRYEFRGEQRPEAFIRVGPPHISDLSAPEAAIVADVQARLTAAVDALRDEVNEERLEAYRTLLRGKRDISRFWADVVAVWRQSIQRLPGRSRRPDLPADSHAPDSQQ is encoded by the coding sequence ATGACCACGACCGATACTGAAACGCTCCTGCACAACGCCGTTCCAGCGATCCCCGCGAATCGCAATGCGCTGGGAAAAGAACTGATTTATCGAACACTGGTGCTGCCCGCGTGCCGCTCGATGTTCGCCCGGGTCTGGTTGCACATCGCAGGACCTGTGCCCCATCCTGCCGAAGGTCCCGTTATCGTCTATATGAACCATCCCGGCTGGTGGGACGGGTATATGGCGTTCCTGCTGGATAAAATCGTGCTGAACGAGCGATTTCAGAGTTACATTATGATGGAAGAGAAGCAGTTGCGCATCTACCGATTCTTCACCTGGTGCGGCGCTTTCTCAGTAGACCGGCGTCGTCCCGGCGAAGCGGAGCGCTCAATCGCGTACATCAGCCGCCTGCTGCGTGAACGGCGGGACCGGATGCTCTGGATTCTGCCGCAGGGGCGCATTGTTCCCAATGACCGCCGACCGTTGAAGGTCTACCCTGGCGTGGCGCGTATTGCGAAACAGGTGGGAGATGTATTCTTCTGGCCCGTTGCACTGCGCTATGAGTTTCGCGGCGAGCAACGCCCCGAAGCGTTTATTCGCGTCGGTCCCCCGCACATCAGCGATCTGAGCGCGCCAGAAGCGGCGATTGTGGCTGACGTGCAGGCGCGCCTGACGGCGGCGGTCGACGCATTGCGCGACGAGGTCAATGAAGAGCGACTGGAAGCGTACCGCACCCTGTTGCGCGGGAAGCGCGACATCAGCCGTTTCTGGGCTGATGTCGTCGCTGTGTGGCGCCAATCCATCCAGCGACTGCCAGGAAGATCACGCCGACCAGACCTGCCAGCGGATAGCCACGCGCCAGATTCGCAGCAGTGA
- a CDS encoding ArnT family glycosyltransferase, which translates to METDRVTRNERPVLLLLCILFLTTRLPGLLTLPLFNDEAIYLYRAQQFPAQLEFTVHDGKLIHELLLAALARLPWDPLLTGRILSVLCGWLTVVGLWLSGRIIGDRTAGLFAGLLYILSPLAIIHDRLAIPDAMLGSIAGFLLAASLRLTLLPQPNRWHAAGVGALGALATLVKLPGLFLFALPALIIVTSAATPERRHQQWALLRTVLIMTLLAPASFAPFNYGGAENHKVGVFNLALQIERLTDNVRQIGEWLALTLPLPTLALIGLGLSQRPTRRLILTLVAAACVFCMALATIGSVLYPRYILPAWPLLLVVAGVGLSRLCHLPVALRGAGIAIALINAIWGSFFAIQYAQNPAQAPLTTADRHQYIETWTAGYHLDEITLLLHTEAEQKGDIALLSPLQPRLIHIGPKVYLNGDPRISFVDVDVASDNARQLINEITTQRTVYVTLDAEEVVAFDIERRFPELKIIREWRNPHSDMAFYLYVWSP; encoded by the coding sequence ATGGAAACAGATCGCGTCACGCGCAATGAACGACCGGTATTGCTTCTGCTCTGCATCCTGTTCCTCACGACACGGCTGCCCGGCTTGCTGACGCTGCCCCTCTTCAACGACGAAGCGATCTATCTGTACCGCGCCCAGCAATTCCCTGCCCAACTCGAGTTCACCGTCCATGACGGCAAACTGATCCACGAACTGCTCCTTGCCGCACTTGCCCGCCTACCCTGGGATCCATTGCTCACCGGCAGAATCCTGTCGGTGCTGTGTGGATGGCTTACCGTTGTCGGGCTATGGCTCAGCGGAAGGATCATTGGTGATCGCACGGCGGGTCTGTTCGCCGGATTGCTGTACATTCTCTCACCGCTAGCAATCATCCACGACCGCCTGGCTATTCCCGACGCCATGCTGGGGAGTATAGCAGGCTTCCTGCTGGCGGCAAGCCTTCGTCTGACTCTTCTGCCGCAACCCAACCGCTGGCACGCAGCCGGGGTCGGCGCGCTCGGCGCCCTCGCCACGCTGGTCAAACTGCCAGGACTGTTCCTCTTCGCCCTCCCCGCGCTGATCATTGTGACCAGCGCGGCAACGCCGGAGCGCCGACATCAACAATGGGCGCTGCTGCGCACAGTCCTGATCATGACCCTGCTGGCGCCCGCTTCATTCGCGCCCTTCAACTATGGCGGAGCTGAAAACCATAAAGTCGGCGTTTTCAATCTGGCACTCCAGATCGAGCGCCTGACAGACAATGTCCGCCAGATTGGCGAATGGCTGGCGCTCACCCTGCCGCTGCCGACTCTCGCACTCATCGGATTGGGACTGAGCCAGCGCCCGACACGCCGCTTGATTCTGACCCTCGTCGCAGCTGCCTGCGTCTTCTGTATGGCGCTTGCCACGATTGGGAGCGTGCTCTATCCTCGCTACATCCTCCCTGCGTGGCCTCTGCTGCTCGTTGTCGCCGGCGTGGGACTGAGCCGCCTGTGCCATCTTCCTGTTGCGCTGCGTGGCGCTGGCATAGCGATAGCGCTTATCAACGCGATATGGGGATCATTCTTCGCCATTCAATATGCCCAAAACCCGGCACAGGCGCCGTTGACCACGGCTGATCGTCACCAGTACATCGAGACATGGACGGCGGGATATCATCTCGATGAAATCACGCTTCTCTTGCACACTGAAGCCGAACAAAAAGGCGACATTGCGCTGTTAAGTCCGTTGCAACCGCGACTGATTCATATTGGTCCCAAGGTGTATCTCAATGGCGATCCCCGCATTTCCTTTGTCGATGTCGATGTTGCGAGCGATAATGCCAGACAGTTGATCAATGAGATCACCACGCAACGAACGGTTTACGTTACACTCGATGCCGAAGAAGTCGTCGCCTTCGACATCGAACGGCGCTTCCCTGAACTGAAGATTATTCGCGAGTGGCGCAATCCCCACAGCGACATGGCGTTTTATCTGTATGTCTGGTCGCCGTGA
- a CDS encoding VWA domain-containing protein — MILRNPQFLLLLMLVPLIIGGWLWRRGRLPAAALVLRVIIVILIVGALTNPIALQGHIDSAGAPLVVVLVDQSDSLTDEGKAALRARAAALAANSSSPVQIITFGATAAAEQSTPPGDQTDIAAALRAARGLIGDGGGRVALLSDGLQTRGDALAEARALAGAGIPVDTEYYQAPARPEFWIATIETPPTLREGEEFTARIVMASTVAANAQLELTVGNERVLAQQVRLAPGENSVPYTGRAGRPGILRMQATLTGQPDTLTRNNVAGATVLVAPMPRILLVEGPNDVNSAPLRSALREAGVMADVAEAASLPAQISALGLYEGIVLIDVPAGVLSLDQMATLREFVRSEGRGLLAIGGRSSFTLGAYKDTPLEETLPVTMVPPPRPERSDTTLLLIIDQSASMGPETGLSKFTMAKEAAIMATESLRAEDRIGVLAFDVSTRWVVDFQPVGTGLSLADIQRRISTLPLGGGTDIYNALQTGLPELARQPGRVRHAVLLTDGRSFTDDRQAYQALIEEARSRNITLSTIAIGTDADIDLLQTLARWGAGRYYFAAEPGDIPRLTLLESEIVRTEPQVEGDFRAEQKAPHPMLRDFAPAQIPGLKGYVATTLKPGADLVLQSPDGDPVLAVWQYGLGRAAAWTPGAEAPWAADWSNWPEYGRFWAQLIRYTLPEPDSGPLQVRVVRDGDSVRIVADSVAPGGRPLDLADTQATIVLPNGAAQLITLRQTAPGRYEQALILPDDGPYAIEVRQQKGSEVRAAQAGYVQRYSDEYLPPADPQTGARLMNDISAITGGNALGGGSLIAPGGGAIRAERLPDTGFWPWLLGLAALLWPLEIAIRRGWVRLRR; from the coding sequence ATGATCCTTCGCAACCCGCAGTTTCTCCTGCTCCTGATGCTCGTGCCGCTGATCATCGGCGGTTGGCTGTGGCGGCGTGGTCGCCTGCCGGCTGCGGCGCTCGTGCTGCGCGTGATCATTGTGATCCTCATTGTCGGCGCGCTGACCAACCCGATTGCCCTGCAAGGGCATATCGACAGCGCAGGTGCGCCGCTCGTCGTGGTGCTGGTCGATCAATCGGACAGCCTGACCGACGAAGGCAAAGCAGCGTTGCGCGCGCGCGCTGCGGCGCTTGCCGCAAACAGCAGCAGCCCGGTGCAAATTATCACGTTCGGAGCAACAGCAGCCGCAGAACAGAGCACCCCCCCCGGCGATCAAACCGATATCGCCGCAGCGTTGCGCGCCGCGCGCGGATTGATCGGCGACGGCGGCGGGCGCGTGGCGCTCCTCTCAGACGGACTCCAGACCAGAGGCGATGCGCTGGCTGAGGCAAGAGCGCTCGCAGGCGCCGGCATCCCGGTCGATACTGAATATTATCAGGCGCCTGCACGACCAGAGTTCTGGATTGCAACCATCGAAACGCCGCCGACATTGCGCGAAGGCGAAGAGTTTACCGCCCGAATCGTCATGGCCAGCACCGTCGCTGCCAACGCGCAACTCGAACTGACCGTCGGCAATGAGCGCGTGCTGGCGCAGCAGGTGCGCCTGGCGCCAGGTGAGAACAGTGTCCCCTACACCGGTCGCGCGGGGCGACCGGGCATTCTGCGGATGCAGGCCACGCTGACCGGTCAACCGGATACGCTGACGCGCAACAATGTTGCCGGTGCGACGGTGCTGGTGGCGCCGATGCCGCGCATTCTGCTGGTGGAAGGACCGAACGACGTCAACAGTGCGCCATTGCGCAGCGCATTGCGTGAGGCTGGTGTAATGGCGGATGTGGCGGAGGCGGCATCGCTCCCCGCACAGATCTCGGCGCTCGGATTGTATGAAGGGATTGTACTGATCGATGTGCCTGCCGGTGTCTTGAGCCTCGACCAGATGGCAACGCTGCGTGAGTTCGTGCGCAGCGAGGGGCGCGGGTTGCTGGCAATCGGCGGGCGATCCAGTTTCACCCTTGGCGCTTATAAGGACACGCCACTGGAGGAAACGCTCCCCGTAACCATGGTTCCGCCGCCGCGTCCCGAACGCTCCGATACGACACTGCTCCTGATCATCGATCAGTCCGCCAGCATGGGACCGGAGACCGGCCTTTCCAAATTCACCATGGCGAAGGAAGCCGCCATCATGGCGACCGAATCGTTGCGCGCCGAGGATCGTATTGGCGTGCTGGCGTTCGATGTATCGACACGCTGGGTGGTCGACTTTCAGCCGGTCGGAACGGGGTTAAGCCTGGCGGATATTCAGCGACGGATCAGCACGCTGCCGCTTGGCGGCGGCACCGACATTTACAACGCATTGCAAACCGGTCTGCCGGAGTTGGCGCGCCAACCGGGGCGGGTGCGTCATGCTGTGCTCCTTACCGACGGTCGCTCCTTTACCGATGATCGACAGGCGTATCAGGCGCTGATCGAGGAGGCGCGCAGCCGGAATATCACGCTTTCGACCATCGCAATCGGAACTGACGCGGATATCGACCTGCTCCAGACGCTGGCGCGCTGGGGCGCCGGGCGCTACTACTTCGCTGCCGAACCGGGCGATATTCCACGCCTGACGCTGCTCGAAAGCGAAATCGTGCGCACCGAGCCGCAGGTCGAAGGAGATTTCCGCGCTGAACAAAAGGCGCCCCACCCGATGCTGCGCGATTTTGCCCCGGCACAGATACCCGGACTGAAGGGGTATGTCGCCACAACCCTGAAACCCGGCGCCGACCTGGTGCTGCAATCGCCCGACGGCGATCCCGTGCTGGCGGTCTGGCAGTATGGATTGGGACGCGCCGCTGCCTGGACGCCGGGCGCAGAAGCGCCATGGGCTGCCGATTGGTCGAACTGGCCCGAATATGGGCGCTTTTGGGCGCAGTTGATCCGCTACACGCTTCCCGAACCGGATAGTGGACCGCTCCAGGTGCGCGTCGTCCGCGACGGTGATAGCGTGCGCATCGTGGCCGATTCGGTCGCGCCGGGAGGCAGACCGCTCGACCTGGCAGACACTCAGGCAACGATTGTGCTGCCCAACGGCGCCGCGCAACTGATTACGCTGCGTCAGACGGCGCCAGGTCGCTATGAACAGGCGCTCATCCTGCCGGACGACGGACCCTACGCAATTGAAGTGCGTCAGCAAAAAGGGAGCGAGGTGCGCGCAGCGCAGGCCGGCTACGTGCAACGCTACTCCGACGAATACCTGCCCCCCGCCGATCCGCAGACCGGTGCGCGGCTGATGAACGACATCAGCGCAATCACCGGCGGGAATGCACTGGGCGGAGGCTCACTCATCGCGCCGGGAGGCGGCGCCATCCGCGCCGAACGGCTGCCCGACACCGGCTTCTGGCCCTGGCTGCTTGGTCTGGCGGCGCTGCTCTGGCCCCTCGAAATCGCCATCCGGCGCGGATGGGTGCGGTTGCGTCGATGA